Within Nitrospirota bacterium, the genomic segment GCCCGGTGATATGGACTATCTGTTGGGCGATATTGTTGTAAACATAGAACATCCCTCACTGGATGCAGCCCATGATCATATAGACCGGCTGTTAGTTCACGGGCTTTTGCATCTGGCAGGGTATGACCATGAAAAAAGCCCCAGAATGGCTGCAAAGATGTTTAAAAAAGAAGAGGAAGTGCTCAGTGCCGTTAAGAAGATGGCTGGAGAGTGCCAATAATGCCATAGAGGGT encodes:
- the ybeY gene encoding rRNA maturation RNase YbeY — protein: MNLKRAELDVLFVGSRRMKIMNNRYRAENTATDVLSFPQYNSLKELPGDMDYLLGDIVVNIEHPSLDAAHDHIDRLLVHGLLHLAGYDHEKSPRMAAKMFKKEEEVLSAVKKMAGECQ